One Salmo salar chromosome ssa01, Ssal_v3.1, whole genome shotgun sequence DNA window includes the following coding sequences:
- the LOC106612641 gene encoding delphilin, producing MPRRFRHDRGDIQEDRKLQRCRAQQAGPSPQSPPHSTENLASSGKQVQAGAADRTSSHKSVISKVPLRLQIKVCGQRGSLGISIAGGKGSLPYKERDEGIFISRVSKGGPSEKAGVHIGDRVLEVNGLDMQEVSHHEAVTVLRNAGSCIKMKVMRERAIPRLDACRAQQESTVAVTAETDILMSWQLVDLEDGRQRPKAKQPGSEPSVDCDLTKRIEAGICNGNGGSDLQSDLNWSFLKREPEVSFKSNALQVVKNTMTIPRIILTHPSTSDEDVEPLTQDPDSEALEDFEDPDSHIHSECFNSAFYPP from the exons ATGCCTAGGAGGTTCAGGCATGACAGAGGAGACATCCAGGAGGACAGGAAACTGCAGCGATGCAGAGCTCAGCAAGCAGggcccagtccccagtccccccCACATAGCACTGAAAACCTTGCTAGCTCCGGGAAACAGGTCCAAGCTGGGGCTGCCGACAGGACCTCGTCACACAAATCAGTCATCTCCAAAGTGCCCTTAAGA CTACAGATCAAAGTTTGCGGCCAGAGGGGCAGTCTGGGAATCAGCATTGCAGGAGGGAAGGGCTCTCTGCCTTACAAGGAGCGTGATGAG GGCATTTTTATTTCCAGAGTGTCGAAAGGAGGGCCATCAGAAAAGGCGGGGGTCCACATTGGAGACAGAGTACTGGAG GTCAATGGCCTGGACATGCAGGAGGTCAGCCACCATGAGGCTGTCACTGTCCTGAGGAATGCTGGGAGCTGCATCAAGATGAAAGTCATGAGGGAGAGGGCTATTCCGCGCCTCGACGCCTGCCGGGCCCAGCAGGAAAGCACTGTTGCCGTCACCGCAGAGACGGACATTCTCATGAGCTGGCAGCTTGTTGACCTGGAGGATGGACGCCAGCGACCCAAGGCCAAGCAGCCAGGTTCGGAGCCCTCTGTGGATTGTGACCTGACCAAGAGGATTGAGGCTGGAATCTGTAACGGCAATGGAGGG TCTGATCTGCAGAGCGATCTTAATTGGTCCTTCTTGAAACGAGAACCGGAGGTCTCGTTTAAAAGCAATGCACTTCAAGTGGTGAAAAATACCATGACG ATACCTCGGATTATCCTCACCCACCCCTCTACCTCAGACGAGGATGTAGAGCCCTTGACACAGGACCCTGACAGTGAGGCATTAGAGGACTTTGAAGATCCTGACAGCCACATCCACTCTGAGTGCTTTAACAGTGCTTTCTATCCCCCCTGA